From a single Chitinophagaceae bacterium genomic region:
- a CDS encoding DUF547 domain-containing protein: protein MNIYTFALALFELCGSFQQIPQQENTKPISHEQYNSLLLKYVDTEGWVDYDGLKKQRDILKNYINSIQKNPPNDTHWSKNEQLAYWINAYNAITLDIVLDYYPIESIKDIGSIIKIPLINTAWDIPIKIGNQEITLNFIEHSILRKKFQEPRIHFAINCASYSCPALRNEAFIAATLETQLQEQAVSFINDPKRNKINKTEAQISELFQWFAEDFTRKGSLYQFLNLYSFHTIHDKTKISYLNYDWRLNKKGTK, encoded by the coding sequence ATGAATATATACACTTTTGCACTCGCTCTTTTTGAACTCTGTGGGTCTTTTCAGCAAATTCCACAACAGGAAAATACAAAACCCATAAGTCACGAGCAATATAACTCTCTCCTTCTAAAATACGTAGATACAGAAGGATGGGTAGATTATGACGGATTGAAAAAACAGAGGGATATATTGAAAAACTATATAAACAGTATTCAAAAAAATCCGCCAAACGATACCCATTGGTCAAAAAATGAACAATTGGCATACTGGATAAATGCCTATAATGCCATCACTCTTGATATTGTATTGGACTATTATCCCATAGAATCTATCAAAGATATTGGTAGTATTATAAAAATTCCTCTCATAAACACCGCATGGGATATTCCTATTAAAATAGGAAATCAAGAAATTACCCTCAATTTTATAGAACATTCTATACTCCGAAAAAAATTTCAAGAACCCCGAATACATTTTGCCATCAACTGTGCTTCTTATTCATGTCCTGCTCTTCGTAATGAAGCATTTATCGCAGCTACATTAGAGACACAACTTCAAGAACAAGCCGTTTCTTTCATCAATGATCCGAAAAGAAATAAAATAAACAAGACAGAAGCACAAATATCTGAATTATTTCAATGGTTCGCTGAAGACTTTACAAGAAAAGGATCCCTTTACCAGTTTCTCAATCTCTATTCTTTCCATACAATACATGATAAGACGAAAATATCCTATTTAAACTATGACTGGAGATTAAACAAAAAAGGAACAAAATAA
- a CDS encoding NAD(P)-binding protein yields MYFLKNTILQFTKTSFQKIKRYRIMIFPEMKRKVLVIGAGPAGATAAYLLSKDINIEVTLIEKSSAIGGMAQSFELFEQIVDVGPHRFFSTDTRVNKLWLEIVEKKYKMVNRKTRIFYKNKFFDYPLKPFDALLKLGILTTIQCVISYIYARIFPHAAIHTFEGWVSNRFGKKLYSIFFKSYTEKLWGIPCSELNAEFAQQRIKKFSLGEAIISAFKLSKKKHKTLVDEFAYPIGGSGYPYTKMVEKSIQNGSIFLKNTFATQISIKQNIQVTFQNGETKTFHHLISSMPITDFLKIHIHTPQNVLKAATSLVFRNTIILYVKIKQKNIFQDQWLYIQDESIKTGRITNFNNWIPEIVQKSEGTILAMEYWCFESDEIWKMNEHDLLHIATKDLIHCGFIQKQEDITDFKKYNIPKCYPVYSHDYKPHLHIIIEYLNTLPNLQLIGRYGSFKYNNQDHSILMGILASENILKNENHNLWNINTDYEYQESSRISETGLVEE; encoded by the coding sequence TTGTATTTTCTAAAAAATACTATTTTACAATTTACCAAAACAAGTTTTCAAAAAATAAAAAGATATCGTATTATGATTTTCCCCGAAATGAAACGTAAAGTGTTAGTTATAGGTGCTGGTCCTGCGGGTGCTACTGCCGCATACCTTTTATCAAAAGACATCAATATAGAAGTAACTCTTATAGAAAAATCCTCCGCTATAGGGGGTATGGCACAATCTTTTGAGTTGTTTGAACAAATAGTAGATGTGGGACCACATAGATTTTTTTCTACTGATACCCGAGTGAATAAGTTATGGTTAGAAATAGTGGAAAAAAAATATAAGATGGTGAACAGAAAGACAAGAATTTTTTATAAAAATAAATTTTTTGACTATCCTCTCAAGCCCTTTGATGCTCTCCTAAAACTTGGAATACTTACTACTATTCAATGTGTTATCAGTTATATATATGCGAGAATATTTCCTCATGCGGCAATTCATACTTTTGAAGGATGGGTAAGCAATAGGTTCGGAAAAAAATTATATTCTATTTTTTTTAAATCTTATACTGAGAAATTGTGGGGTATACCTTGCTCGGAGCTGAATGCAGAATTTGCACAGCAGAGAATAAAAAAATTTTCTCTTGGCGAAGCAATTATATCTGCATTTAAACTATCAAAAAAAAAACATAAAACATTGGTAGATGAATTTGCTTATCCCATCGGGGGAAGTGGTTATCCTTATACTAAAATGGTAGAAAAATCTATTCAAAATGGATCAATATTTCTAAAAAACACTTTTGCAACACAAATATCCATCAAACAAAACATACAAGTAACTTTTCAGAACGGTGAAACAAAAACATTTCACCACCTTATCAGTAGTATGCCCATAACAGATTTTTTAAAAATACATATACATACCCCTCAAAATGTTCTAAAAGCAGCCACATCATTAGTATTTAGAAATACTATTATTTTGTATGTAAAAATAAAACAAAAAAACATATTCCAAGACCAATGGCTTTACATACAAGATGAATCTATTAAAACAGGAAGAATAACCAATTTTAATAACTGGATTCCTGAAATCGTTCAAAAGAGTGAAGGAACAATACTCGCAATGGAATATTGGTGCTTCGAATCAGATGAGATATGGAAAATGAATGAACATGATTTATTACATATTGCCACAAAAGACCTTATACATTGTGGATTCATACAGAAACAAGAAGATATAACCGATTTCAAAAAATATAATATCCCTAAATGTTATCCCGTATACTCTCATGATTATAAACCACACTTACATATTATAATAGAATATCTTAACACTCTTCCAAACTTGCAACTCATAGGAAGATACGGATCTTTTAAATATAATAACCAGGACCATTCCATTCTTATGGGAATATTAGCATCCGAAAATATACTCAAAAATGAAAATCATAACCTTTGGAATATAAATACAGATTACGAATACCAAGAATCCAGCAGAATATCAGAAACAGGATTAGTGGAAGAATAA
- a CDS encoding carboxy terminal-processing peptidase, translating into MKINKTRMGRKILFLLFYYSISFCITARENKIESTFLVDSIKLLIPEPVHSNQAVIISQLMADNHYRKTSLDDSLSKKIFEMYLDNLDNQKSYFLESDVHFYQRFQFAFDDYIKTGNLDLPFEMFRLYQQRVLERIEYVKKELLEKEPDFTIQENVPLDRSKENWAKTNSELDEIWRKTIKNQMLGMKLEGKDWAGTKKVLDDRYSRIRKNITQYNNEDAFQIFMNAFTENFDPHSNYFSPANSDNFNMALNQSLEGIGARLTQQADHTVIYEIVTGGPAYKSKMIHKDDKVIAVAQGDTGKFIDVIGWRLDEVVQLIRGPKGTKVRLKTIPVSNPTTTTEIELIREKITLEDESATKKIIPYTENNTHYKIGVVSIPSFYIDFEDYRNGVPNYKSVTNDVKRILTELESEKVDGIVIDLRFNGGGALFEAVNLTGLFIPQGPVVQVKDSYGNIDINKDKDNKVYYDGPLCVLINRFSASASEIFAGAIQDYKRGIVLGENTYGKGTVQQIIGLEEYIPEETKKQIAQMSHIQFNNRVKFGQIKLTLSKFYRVTGSSTQHRGVKPDIEFLSPYDAETNGESAQKTALPWDQIQSTTFTPQNKLNGQMIQKLQKIYASDEKKDPLFQELKYDIDISEKEKNKNYQSLHYEIRKQEKDKINKEKQNLKDLTNSLKKKETKEVITPETTENPIEKDAYLKESVKLLSLYLQWMKKQ; encoded by the coding sequence ATGAAAATAAATAAAACACGGATGGGAAGAAAAATTTTGTTTTTGCTCTTCTATTATTCCATTTCTTTTTGTATTACTGCAAGAGAAAACAAAATAGAAAGCACTTTCTTAGTAGATAGCATAAAATTATTGATTCCGGAACCAGTTCATAGTAACCAAGCGGTTATTATATCCCAACTCATGGCAGATAATCATTATAGAAAAACCTCATTAGATGATTCCCTTTCCAAAAAAATTTTTGAAATGTATTTAGATAATTTGGATAACCAAAAAAGTTACTTCTTAGAGTCCGATGTTCATTTTTATCAAAGATTTCAGTTTGCATTTGATGATTATATAAAAACAGGCAATTTAGACCTTCCCTTTGAAATGTTCCGTCTCTATCAACAAAGAGTATTAGAAAGAATAGAATATGTAAAAAAAGAACTGTTAGAAAAAGAACCTGATTTTACCATACAAGAAAATGTTCCCTTAGACCGTTCAAAAGAAAATTGGGCTAAAACAAACTCCGAACTTGATGAAATATGGAGAAAAACTATTAAAAATCAAATGTTAGGGATGAAATTAGAAGGCAAGGATTGGGCAGGCACAAAAAAAGTATTAGATGATAGATATTCTCGCATCAGAAAAAATATAACACAGTATAATAACGAAGATGCTTTTCAAATATTTATGAACGCTTTCACAGAAAACTTTGACCCCCATAGTAACTATTTTTCTCCCGCAAACTCAGATAATTTTAACATGGCACTCAATCAATCCTTAGAGGGTATAGGTGCCCGTCTTACACAACAAGCGGACCATACAGTCATTTATGAAATAGTAACCGGTGGCCCCGCTTATAAAAGCAAAATGATACACAAAGACGATAAAGTTATTGCTGTTGCACAAGGTGATACAGGAAAATTTATAGATGTAATAGGATGGCGTTTAGACGAAGTAGTGCAGCTTATCCGCGGTCCTAAAGGCACTAAAGTTCGTCTCAAAACAATACCCGTATCTAATCCTACTACTACAACAGAAATAGAACTTATCCGAGAGAAAATTACCCTAGAAGACGAATCCGCAACAAAAAAAATAATACCCTACACAGAAAATAATACCCATTATAAAATAGGAGTGGTATCTATTCCTTCTTTTTATATTGATTTTGAAGATTATAGAAACGGTGTTCCCAATTATAAAAGTGTAACCAACGATGTAAAAAGAATTCTCACAGAATTAGAATCTGAAAAAGTAGATGGCATAGTCATAGATCTACGATTCAACGGGGGAGGAGCTCTATTCGAAGCCGTCAATCTCACCGGTTTATTTATCCCCCAAGGACCTGTCGTTCAAGTAAAAGATAGCTATGGGAACATAGACATAAATAAAGACAAGGATAATAAAGTATACTATGATGGACCTCTTTGCGTTCTCATAAACAGATTCAGTGCATCAGCAAGTGAGATTTTTGCAGGTGCAATACAAGATTATAAAAGAGGAATAGTTTTGGGAGAAAATACATACGGAAAAGGAACAGTACAACAAATTATCGGATTAGAAGAATATATCCCCGAGGAAACAAAAAAACAAATAGCCCAAATGTCTCATATACAATTCAATAATAGAGTAAAATTTGGACAAATAAAACTCACCCTTTCTAAATTTTATAGGGTAACCGGAAGTAGTACTCAACACAGGGGTGTAAAACCAGACATAGAATTTTTATCCCCTTATGACGCAGAGACAAATGGCGAAAGTGCTCAAAAAACAGCACTTCCATGGGATCAAATTCAAAGTACCACATTTACCCCTCAAAATAAATTAAACGGACAAATGATTCAAAAATTGCAAAAAATTTACGCATCAGATGAAAAAAAAGACCCTCTCTTCCAAGAATTAAAATATGATATAGATATATCAGAAAAAGAAAAAAATAAAAATTATCAATCTCTTCACTACGAAATTAGAAAACAAGAAAAAGATAAAATAAATAAAGAAAAACAAAACTTGAAAGACCTAACAAATTCTCTGAAAAAGAAAGAAACAAAAGAAGTCATCACCCCCGAAACAACAGAAAACCCTATAGAAAAAGATGCCTACCTCAAAGAAAGTGTAAAGCTTCTCTCTCTCTATCTCCAATGGATGAAAAAACAATAA
- a CDS encoding HAD family phosphatase — MNDLHKIEALVFDLGGVIIDLHIDATLHSFQQLGKHRHSIDFWKKIMDSDECFLRYEKGLVEDAVFRENIRNIIEQSATDAEIDTAWNAMLGKIPPYRIETVQKSRKYFKTFVLSNTNSIHEQAFNRIVFNTFQKNDLRSFFDTVYLSHHTGFRKPEKEIYKLILNEHNLSPESVLFFDDKLENLNAAQVLGIQTFHVHTLDNWIPILTSSIEMKENTDIKIIK, encoded by the coding sequence ATGAATGATTTACACAAAATAGAGGCATTAGTATTTGATTTGGGAGGAGTTATTATAGATTTGCATATAGATGCGACCCTCCATTCTTTTCAGCAATTAGGAAAGCATCGACACAGCATAGATTTTTGGAAAAAAATAATGGATTCAGATGAGTGTTTCTTACGCTATGAAAAAGGACTTGTGGAAGATGCTGTTTTTCGAGAAAATATAAGAAATATAATAGAACAAAGTGCTACCGATGCAGAAATTGACACCGCATGGAACGCAATGTTAGGAAAAATACCACCATACAGAATAGAAACTGTTCAAAAATCCCGCAAGTATTTTAAAACCTTTGTTCTCAGCAACACCAATTCTATTCATGAACAAGCGTTTAATCGTATTGTTTTCAATACATTCCAAAAAAATGACCTCCGTTCTTTTTTTGATACAGTATATTTATCCCATCACACAGGATTTAGAAAACCCGAAAAAGAGATTTATAAACTCATCTTAAATGAACATAATCTTTCCCCCGAATCTGTCTTATTTTTTGATGATAAATTAGAAAACCTCAACGCCGCACAAGTATTAGGAATACAAACATTCCACGTTCATACATTAGATAATTGGATTCCTATACTCACTTCCTCTATAGAAATGAAAGAGAATACCGATATAAAAATAATAAAATAA
- a CDS encoding exodeoxyribonuclease III, giving the protein MSSTTIITYNVNGIRAAMEKGLIHWIKEINPDIICLQEIKALKEQIDIQSFQELGYDSYTFSAQKKGYSGVAILSKIKPTQIVYGCQIPLSDEEGRVITAHFHNFTLMSVYAPSGTTGDIRQDFKMAWLDDFFRYIADFKKKYPNLIICGDFNICHKEIDIHNPISNKNSSGFLPEEREWLTKFLTTGFVDALRVLNPSPHQYTWWSFRANSREKNLGWRIDYHFVTENMKEQIQKVTILPDAKHSDHCPVLLEITA; this is encoded by the coding sequence ATGAGTAGTACTACAATAATCACCTATAATGTGAATGGAATACGGGCAGCAATGGAGAAAGGGCTTATTCATTGGATAAAAGAAATAAATCCCGATATAATTTGCCTCCAGGAAATAAAAGCTCTCAAAGAACAAATAGATATACAAAGTTTTCAAGAATTGGGATACGATTCTTATACTTTCTCCGCTCAAAAAAAAGGATACAGCGGGGTCGCAATACTATCAAAAATAAAACCAACACAAATCGTATATGGATGTCAAATACCATTATCGGATGAGGAAGGGCGTGTGATAACTGCTCATTTTCATAATTTTACCCTTATGAGCGTGTATGCTCCATCCGGAACAACAGGCGATATAAGACAAGATTTTAAAATGGCTTGGTTAGATGACTTTTTTCGTTATATTGCTGATTTCAAAAAAAAATATCCCAATCTTATTATCTGCGGGGATTTTAATATCTGCCATAAAGAAATAGATATTCATAATCCCATATCTAACAAAAACTCTTCGGGATTTTTACCCGAAGAAAGAGAATGGCTCACAAAATTTCTTACAACTGGCTTTGTAGATGCCCTGAGAGTTCTGAACCCTTCTCCTCACCAATATACTTGGTGGAGCTTTAGAGCAAACTCTAGAGAGAAAAATTTAGGATGGAGAATTGACTATCATTTTGTAACTGAAAATATGAAAGAACAGATTCAAAAAGTTACTATCCTCCCAGATGCAAAACATTCTGACCACTGCCCCGTGCTTTTGGAAATAACGGCATAA
- the ilvB gene encoding biosynthetic-type acetolactate synthase large subunit: MNINSSTLEIEIKEAENTEEKISGSEAVLKCFIEENIDVIFGYPGGAIMPIYDALYQYTDKIKHYLTRHEQGAVHAAQGYARVSGKVGVCIATSGPGATNLITGIADAQIDSTPLVCITGQVPSHLLGTDAFQETDVIGISMPVTKWNYQVTIPSEIPHALARAFYIAKSGRPGPVVIDITKNAQFGMLAFSYKKISKIRSYHPYPLINISKIEEAANIINAAKKPFCLVGQGVLISNAQEELKAFIEKTGIPVASTLLGLSAISTHHPLYVGYLGMHGNYAPNIKTNECDVLIAIGMRFDDRVTGNLKEYAKQAKIIHIEIDESEIDKNVKTTVAINSDIKTALVPLTQLVMSNEHKNWLQEFKKCYEIEHQKVIEKDVFPKKGDIKMAEVIQQLSEKTKGKAIIVTDVGQHQMVAVRYYQFADTKTNVTSGGLGTMGFALPAAIGAKLGKPEKEVIAIIGDGGFQMTIQELGTIFQNNIPVKIIILNNNFLGMVRQWQQLFFEKRYSFTELVNPNFQLISQGYGIPCNKITKREEISDALDTLLQTNNPYLLEIVVEKEENVFPMVPSGESVSKIRLE, encoded by the coding sequence ATGAATATAAATTCATCTACACTCGAAATAGAAATAAAAGAAGCGGAAAACACAGAGGAAAAAATAAGCGGGAGCGAAGCCGTATTAAAATGCTTCATAGAAGAAAACATAGATGTCATTTTTGGATATCCAGGAGGCGCTATAATGCCTATTTATGATGCACTCTATCAATATACAGATAAAATAAAACACTATTTAACCAGACATGAACAAGGAGCGGTGCATGCGGCTCAAGGATATGCAAGAGTAAGTGGAAAAGTCGGAGTTTGCATTGCTACCTCAGGTCCAGGTGCAACAAATCTCATAACAGGTATTGCTGACGCTCAAATAGATTCTACACCATTAGTATGTATAACAGGGCAAGTTCCGTCTCATCTATTAGGAACAGATGCCTTTCAAGAAACAGACGTAATCGGTATTTCTATGCCTGTCACAAAATGGAATTATCAAGTAACCATCCCATCTGAAATTCCACATGCCTTAGCTCGTGCTTTTTACATTGCAAAAAGTGGAAGACCCGGTCCCGTAGTTATAGACATTACTAAAAATGCCCAATTCGGAATGCTTGCATTTTCTTATAAAAAAATAAGTAAAATTAGAAGTTATCACCCCTATCCTCTCATTAATATTTCTAAAATTGAAGAAGCCGCAAATATCATAAACGCAGCTAAAAAACCATTTTGTTTAGTAGGACAAGGTGTCCTTATTTCAAACGCCCAAGAAGAACTCAAAGCTTTTATCGAAAAAACAGGCATTCCCGTTGCATCTACTCTCTTGGGATTATCAGCTATCTCTACTCATCATCCTCTGTATGTAGGATATTTAGGGATGCATGGAAATTACGCTCCTAATATAAAAACAAATGAATGCGATGTACTCATTGCTATAGGGATGCGGTTTGACGATAGGGTAACGGGTAACCTCAAAGAATACGCAAAACAAGCAAAAATTATTCATATAGAAATAGACGAAAGTGAAATAGATAAAAACGTAAAAACAACCGTAGCTATCAACTCAGACATAAAAACGGCTCTCGTCCCTCTTACACAATTAGTTATGTCCAATGAGCATAAAAATTGGCTCCAAGAATTTAAAAAATGCTATGAAATAGAACATCAAAAAGTGATAGAAAAAGATGTTTTTCCCAAAAAAGGAGACATAAAAATGGCAGAAGTTATACAACAACTATCCGAAAAAACAAAAGGAAAAGCAATTATCGTCACAGATGTAGGGCAACACCAAATGGTAGCAGTCCGCTATTACCAATTTGCTGATACCAAAACAAATGTAACCTCTGGCGGCTTAGGAACTATGGGATTTGCTCTACCCGCAGCAATAGGAGCAAAACTCGGAAAACCCGAAAAAGAAGTAATCGCAATCATCGGAGACGGAGGATTTCAAATGACCATACAAGAACTCGGAACTATTTTTCAAAATAATATTCCCGTAAAAATAATAATCCTTAATAATAATTTTTTAGGTATGGTCCGCCAATGGCAACAATTATTTTTTGAAAAAAGATATTCCTTCACAGAATTAGTAAACCCAAACTTCCAACTCATCTCACAAGGCTATGGAATACCTTGTAATAAAATAACCAAAAGAGAAGAAATATCAGATGCCTTAGACACTCTCTTACAAACGAATAACCCTTACCTACTTGAAATAGTGGTAGAAAAAGAAGAAAATGTATTTCCAATGGTTCCCTCAGGCGAATCCGTTTCCAAAATACGTTTAGAATAA
- a CDS encoding phosphoenolpyruvate carboxylase encodes MLSTLQKKLGKPYKDLEFILLALQEVLEENGEETIAKYIPLIHNVEIIDDNITEKHIQLYSLVFEIINMVEVNSAVQTRRQKEGDSLSSIKGLWASNFVKLKESGIDLTEIVDKIAQVRVSPVLTAHPTEAKRSTVLEHHRELYLLIVDLENSMYNAWERGNIRHNIKLTLYRLWKTGEIFIIKPDVKSELSNIIHYLTNVFPEILPMLDRRMLQAWKYLGYKTSLIHDSFAFPKISFGNWVGGDRDGHPLVTDEVTEETLYTLRLNALVVIRRKLVTLLKHSSYACSLEHSYHPMQARVTEMLQSLDKTHTFIYQNNGEAFRQFIYLMIAKLPLDTKRDHATELADFKGAYTNADELHNDLLLLKKSMIHFGAKSSAHDEVTNVIRCVDTFGFHLAELDIRQNSTFHDNAMAQIMNIAGLNGNSFLTWNEAKRIAFINDELSTLRPFIYKNALLQEHSKAVISSYNVVEKHIKKYGTAGIGSFIVSMTRSVSDLLIVYILAREAGLTIHTEEGAVCIIPVVPLLETIEDLANGPRILKEFLEHPFTQRSIRYIQKQKKETRPVQQVMVGYSDSNKDGGIIASQWNLYKAQFLLHQVAQETEVSIRFFHGKGGSISRGAGPTHYFIYALPHSTLNGDVRLTEQGETIAQKYANKVNAEYNMELLVSSAVAQSILDTYSPKKMHPLASLLDIISRESQAHYQKLIQEEGFINFFREVTPIDAIEMSRIGSRPSRRTGTASLQDLRAIPWVFAWNQARFNMTSWYGIGTTLHNMKINNTSEYTTLKNAAKTDNFIRYIFTNVDTSLAASDETIMQQYASLVTDIFIKDKFISLFLEELSKTKQALKELLDRDMKERREQHYYSSQLRASLMKPIHTKQILLLKKWRQEKKEGNPQAENTLLEILISINAIAGAMRNTG; translated from the coding sequence ATGTTATCTACTTTACAAAAAAAATTAGGGAAACCCTATAAAGATTTAGAATTTATATTACTCGCATTACAAGAAGTATTAGAAGAGAATGGAGAGGAAACCATTGCCAAATATATCCCATTGATACATAATGTGGAAATAATAGATGATAATATAACCGAGAAACACATACAACTCTACTCTCTTGTATTTGAAATAATAAACATGGTAGAGGTAAATAGTGCTGTTCAAACCAGAAGACAAAAAGAAGGCGATTCTCTTTCCAGCATAAAAGGATTATGGGCAAGTAATTTTGTAAAATTAAAAGAATCGGGGATAGATCTCACTGAAATAGTAGATAAAATAGCTCAGGTACGAGTTTCACCTGTGTTAACAGCACATCCTACGGAAGCAAAACGTTCTACTGTATTAGAACATCATCGAGAACTATACCTCTTAATAGTAGATTTAGAAAACTCTATGTATAATGCATGGGAACGAGGTAATATCAGACATAATATTAAATTAACTCTCTACCGTCTATGGAAAACAGGGGAGATATTTATTATAAAACCTGATGTAAAATCAGAGCTTAGTAATATTATTCATTATCTCACCAATGTTTTTCCTGAAATTCTCCCAATGTTAGACCGAAGAATGCTCCAAGCATGGAAATATTTAGGGTATAAGACCTCCCTTATCCATGATTCATTTGCCTTTCCTAAAATATCTTTTGGTAATTGGGTAGGAGGAGATAGAGACGGTCACCCATTAGTCACCGATGAGGTTACCGAAGAAACTCTGTATACTTTACGACTCAATGCCTTAGTAGTTATAAGAAGAAAATTGGTCACCCTTTTGAAGCATTCCAGTTATGCCTGTAGTTTAGAACATTCTTATCATCCAATGCAAGCAAGAGTAACGGAAATGCTGCAATCTTTAGACAAAACACATACCTTTATCTATCAAAATAATGGAGAAGCATTTCGACAGTTTATATATCTTATGATTGCTAAACTCCCCTTAGATACAAAACGAGACCATGCCACAGAACTTGCTGACTTCAAAGGAGCATATACCAACGCCGATGAACTCCATAATGACCTCCTTCTTTTGAAAAAAAGCATGATCCATTTTGGAGCGAAATCTTCTGCTCACGATGAAGTGACCAATGTTATCAGATGTGTAGATACATTTGGGTTTCATCTCGCGGAGTTAGATATTCGGCAAAATAGCACCTTTCATGATAACGCAATGGCTCAAATAATGAACATAGCAGGACTGAACGGAAATAGCTTTTTGACATGGAATGAAGCCAAAAGAATCGCTTTCATAAACGATGAATTGAGTACTCTCCGCCCTTTTATTTATAAAAACGCCCTTTTGCAAGAACATTCCAAGGCGGTCATCTCTTCTTACAATGTTGTTGAAAAACACATAAAAAAATACGGAACCGCAGGAATAGGAAGTTTTATTGTGAGTATGACAAGAAGTGTCTCCGACCTACTCATAGTGTATATCCTAGCTCGAGAAGCGGGATTAACTATTCACACCGAGGAAGGTGCCGTATGTATCATCCCCGTTGTTCCTTTATTAGAAACAATAGAAGACCTTGCTAACGGACCCCGTATCTTGAAAGAGTTTTTGGAGCACCCTTTTACCCAAAGAAGTATTCGTTATATACAAAAACAAAAAAAAGAAACTCGCCCTGTGCAACAAGTTATGGTAGGATATAGCGATAGCAACAAAGACGGAGGAATTATTGCTAGTCAATGGAATCTATACAAAGCACAGTTCCTCCTTCATCAAGTAGCCCAAGAAACAGAAGTATCCATTCGCTTTTTTCACGGAAAAGGTGGCTCTATTAGTAGAGGTGCGGGACCTACTCATTATTTTATATACGCCCTTCCTCATAGCACTCTCAACGGAGATGTGCGGTTGACAGAACAAGGGGAAACCATCGCTCAAAAATATGCAAATAAAGTCAATGCCGAGTATAATATGGAATTATTAGTATCCAGTGCCGTAGCCCAAAGTATATTAGATACCTATTCTCCAAAAAAAATGCACCCACTCGCTTCCCTATTAGACATCATATCAAGAGAAAGCCAAGCACACTATCAAAAACTCATCCAAGAAGAAGGATTTATTAATTTTTTTAGAGAAGTTACCCCCATAGATGCCATAGAAATGTCTCGCATAGGTTCCCGACCCTCTAGAAGAACAGGTACTGCCTCGCTCCAAGACTTGCGAGCTATTCCATGGGTGTTCGCTTGGAATCAAGCAAGATTCAACATGACTAGTTGGTATGGCATAGGCACTACCCTTCATAATATGAAAATAAATAACACATCGGAATACACTACTTTAAAAAATGCTGCCAAAACAGATAACTTTATCCGTTATATATTTACGAACGTAGATACCAGTTTGGCGGCAAGTGATGAGACCATTATGCAACAATACGCATCTTTGGTTACCGATATATTTATCAAAGACAAATTTATTTCTCTTTTCTTAGAAGAACTGAGTAAAACCAAACAGGCATTAAAGGAATTGTTAGACCGTGATATGAAAGAAAGACGAGAACAACACTATTACTCCAGCCAACTCCGTGCTTCTCTTATGAAACCTATCCATACAAAGCAGATACTTTTGCTCAAAAAATGGAGGCAGGAGAAAAAAGAAGGAAATCCGCAAGCAGAAAATACCCTCTTAGAAATACTTATCAGTATCAACGCTATTGCAGGAGCAATGCGAAACACAGGTTGA